The window TATCGGTATTGCCATTTCTGAATTGTTAAAAGAGTGGTTTGGTCCAGGAGCAGTGGTTATCAATTTTACATTCTTTGCCTTAGGATTTATACTTCTTACGGAATCTTCACTTATTCCGCCCCTTGTTGGAATAAAAAAAGTATTTCTTTTCCCGATAAGATTTTTTACCTCAGAAAAAGCGGAATCTGTGATTAAAGAAGAACAAGAAATTCCTAAAAGAAAAACAGATATTAAAGAAAAACCACCTGCAACCCCACGAATTATTTTACCAAAGGTTATTACTCCCGCATCTATGTCGTCACAAGAGGTTAATAGGGAAGAAATTACAGCGGCATCTTCATATCAACCTCCTCCATTGGGAATACTTAATGATTCTCTGCCACCATCAGAAAAAGACTTAAAAGATGATTTATTACTTATTTCTGGACTTCTTGAGGATACATTAGCGGATTTTGGGATTGAGGCTAAGGTTGTTCAGGTCAATCGAGGTCCTGCGGTTACCAGTTTTGAGGTTCAGCCCGCCGCGGGTGTTAAAGTAAGTAGTGTTGTTGGGCTTTCTAATGACCTGGCTCTGGCTCTGGCTGCACCAAGTATCCGCATAGAAGCACCAATACCCGGCAAACAAGTCATTGGCATCGAAGTGCCAAATCGTAAGGCAACACCTGTCTGTATAAAAGAGGTATTATCAACTGATGTCTTCATTAATTGTGCATCTCCTCTTACAATTGCTTTAGGAAAGGATATTTTTGGGAAACCTGTGATAGCCGATTTAGTCGAAATGCCACATCTGTTAATCGCTGGAGCAACTGGCTCAGGCAAAAGTGTCTGTATCAATGCCGTTATTACCAGTATTTTATATAAAACCTCTCCTTATAAAGTAAAATTTATTATGATAGATCCAAAACGAGTTGAATTAACTATTTATAATGGTATTCCACATCTTTTATTTCCGGTTATCGTTAATGCCAAAGAATCTATTCGTGTGTTAACCTGGTTAGAAAAAGAAATGGAAACAAGATATGAACGACTTGCCGCTGTAGGAGCAAGAGATATTGAAAGTTATAATCAAAAAATGAAATTAGACCCGGAAAATAATCTCCATTACATCATCACGGTTATAGATGAATTGGCAGATTTAATGACAGGTCCATCACAAAAAAATTGTGAAGGCTCGATAACTAAACTTTCTCAAATGGCAAGAGCAGTTGGTATTCATTTAGTTTTAGCCACACAAAGACCGTCAGTGGATATTATTACCGGTGTGATTAAGGCAAATTTTCCATCCCGAATAGCCTTTCAGGTATTTTCTAAAGTTGACTCAAGAACTATATTGGATGTAATGGGGGCGGAGAAACTTCTCGGTAAAGGAGATATGCTCTTTTTACCTGCTGGAGCACCTAAACCTACTCGTATTCAAGGGTCTTATGTTACAGATACAGAGGTAGAAAAAATTGTTGAATTTATTAAAAATCAGAAGATTCAACTCCCTACCCAACAAATTGATTTAAAAACAGAAATGGAAACAGAAGTTGAGGATGAAGAAGAAGATAATGATGATGAGTTCTACAATGAAGCACTTCAGATAATTGCTCGAGTCGGTTATGCCTCTACTTCAATGTTACAACGTAAATTAAAGATTGGTTATAATCGGGCGGCAAGATTAATCGAGATGATGGAACAGGATGGCTATGTCGGACCACCAGATGGAAGTAAACCACGACCGGTATATGTTACCGCCGAAGACCTGAAGTAAACTGGTAATTATAGTAGTTATTAACAAAAATTTCTCATAGAACAGATATAGCAACATGGTTGATAGTTTATAGTTTATAGTTTCATAGACTATCAACCCCATCAACTATCAACTATCAACCATCAACAATACTAATGTGAACTTTTGGTTAATACTTACTATAGTAACTATTTAACCAATTACCAATAATGAGGATAAAATGAGTAATAAAGTTGGTGAAATTTTAAGAAAAAGACGCGAATTAGAATCAATGCCATTAGAAGATGTTGAGACACAAACAATGATTGCCAAGAAATATATAATCGCATTAGAAACTGGTGATTACGATACCTTCCCAGGAAAAGTCTATGCGAAAGGGTTCTTGCGCAATTACGCTAATTTCATTGGATTTAGTGAAAAGGAAATAAATGATTTATCCTCACAATATGATTTAGAATGGCAAGAAGCCCATTTTGACCATTCATTATCAGTAACAAAAACGGATGAAAAACGACCTTCGGCTTTAAAAACTAATAGGTTCCTCTATATGATTATATTTATATTAGTCATATGTTTTTCTGGATTTTTAATCTTTTATTTTATAAAACAAAAAAATCTACATCAAGAAGTAACCCTTGCCCCTGGTAAATTATTAGAAGAAAATATGTTCAAACCAGAAGATATTGTAAAAAAGATAGAAAGTGTTAAAGAAAATGAGGAAAAACAATCAATGAATAATTATAAAGAGGAAGAAGAGGTTATCTTAGAGGCATTTGCCGATGAGAAAGTTTGGTTGTATGCGACGATTGATGGTAAAAAAAAGCATGAGATTCTTTTAGCACCAGAGCAAACGGTAAAATGGCGTGCCCAAAAAGAGATATTTTTAACGATTGGAAATGCTGGCGGAGTAGTATTCAAATTGAACGATGAATATAAAGGTGCATTAGGGAAAAAAGGAGAGGTGAAAAAAATATTAGTTACTGCTAAAGGTTTTGACTTCATAAAAACTCAGCAGGCGATTATCCCCCAAAAAGAAGAACCAATAAGCACCTCTTCTGTGACCTCCATTGGCACTACTTCACCACCACCAGTACCACCACCAGTCCCTGAAAATCCACCGATTTTGATGCCAACAGAATAGATGTAACCATTTGTTGTGCTAATACTCGTATGCATACTTTTAAGATCTAAAACTTGCCTATCCCCTTGATTATTAAAAGGTTATCCCTTCTTTATAAGCTCTTTTTGAGGGGAAGTTCCGATTAAAATCTTACTAAAAGGCAGTAGCGATGGGTTTTACCTAAATCTCCATACGGAACATAGGCATAGTCTAATTGTAAGGTGCGGAGTGCAAAGCCTATGCCTAAAGTTACCCCTGAGCCTTCATCTATCCCCGAGTTGTAGCCACCTCTTAATGCAACAGTTGAGGTCAGCCAGTATTCGGTACCTAAATTTAGCCTCAAGTCATTATCAACTGGCTTATTAATGTCCAGAAGAAGAATGAGTCTATCATCCATAGCCTTATAGGCAGTACCTAACTTGACATTTAATGGTAAGTTATCTCCTTCATTAATAAACTTTACCTTTGAGCCTAAATTCTGTAATGCGCCTCCAATTAACAGATTTTCTAGCGGTGTTCTGGACAAAAAGCCAACATC of the bacterium genome contains:
- a CDS encoding DNA translocase FtsK 4TM domain-containing protein, giving the protein MKEQQTSEFKIINEVVGIAILGLALLILVSLIATDYAGGIGSWIANSLQDSFGLGVYLLPVILCIFGVRRFKGKLEGSFIRGLGGLLLLISTSTFASFFYDIWIEINGGYIGIAISELLKEWFGPGAVVINFTFFALGFILLTESSLIPPLVGIKKVFLFPIRFFTSEKAESVIKEEQEIPKRKTDIKEKPPATPRIILPKVITPASMSSQEVNREEITAASSYQPPPLGILNDSLPPSEKDLKDDLLLISGLLEDTLADFGIEAKVVQVNRGPAVTSFEVQPAAGVKVSSVVGLSNDLALALAAPSIRIEAPIPGKQVIGIEVPNRKATPVCIKEVLSTDVFINCASPLTIALGKDIFGKPVIADLVEMPHLLIAGATGSGKSVCINAVITSILYKTSPYKVKFIMIDPKRVELTIYNGIPHLLFPVIVNAKESIRVLTWLEKEMETRYERLAAVGARDIESYNQKMKLDPENNLHYIITVIDELADLMTGPSQKNCEGSITKLSQMARAVGIHLVLATQRPSVDIITGVIKANFPSRIAFQVFSKVDSRTILDVMGAEKLLGKGDMLFLPAGAPKPTRIQGSYVTDTEVEKIVEFIKNQKIQLPTQQIDLKTEMETEVEDEEEDNDDEFYNEALQIIARVGYASTSMLQRKLKIGYNRAARLIEMMEQDGYVGPPDGSKPRPVYVTAEDLK
- a CDS encoding RodZ domain-containing protein; translated protein: MSNKVGEILRKRRELESMPLEDVETQTMIAKKYIIALETGDYDTFPGKVYAKGFLRNYANFIGFSEKEINDLSSQYDLEWQEAHFDHSLSVTKTDEKRPSALKTNRFLYMIIFILVICFSGFLIFYFIKQKNLHQEVTLAPGKLLEENMFKPEDIVKKIESVKENEEKQSMNNYKEEEEVILEAFADEKVWLYATIDGKKKHEILLAPEQTVKWRAQKEIFLTIGNAGGVVFKLNDEYKGALGKKGEVKKILVTAKGFDFIKTQQAIIPQKEEPISTSSVTSIGTTSPPPVPPPVPENPPILMPTE